Proteins found in one Mucilaginibacter gracilis genomic segment:
- the rpsR gene encoding 30S ribosomal protein S18 — MAKDQIQYVTAPKVEDNRKKYCRFKKNGIKYIDYKDANFLLKFINDQGKLLPRRLTGTSLKFQRKVAQAVKRSRHIGLLPYVTDSLK, encoded by the coding sequence ATGGCAAAAGATCAAATCCAATACGTTACCGCTCCCAAAGTGGAGGATAACCGTAAAAAATACTGCCGTTTTAAGAAAAACGGAATTAAGTATATTGACTACAAAGACGCAAACTTTTTATTGAAGTTTATTAACGACCAAGGTAAATTATTACCACGCCGTTTAACAGGTACTTCTTTAAAATTTCAGCGCAAGGTGGCCCAAGCTGTAAAACGCTCACGCCACATTGGTTTATTACCTTATGTTACTGACTCGTTAAAATAA
- a CDS encoding pepsin/retropepsin-like aspartic protease family protein yields MNFSENSRIWIYQSNRELNPAELALTERILNEFTVDWTAHNNLLKAKAEVRYNRFIILTVDESQTGASGCSIDKSVALMKKLEQEFNINLFDRFNTAYRTANGNITTATRAEFEELIKQGIINTDTTVFNNLVNKLGDLATKWEVPYKNSWHKQVFGDLVVA; encoded by the coding sequence ATGAACTTTTCTGAAAATTCGCGCATCTGGATATACCAGTCTAACCGAGAACTTAACCCTGCCGAACTGGCACTTACAGAACGTATATTGAATGAGTTTACAGTAGATTGGACGGCCCACAACAACCTACTTAAAGCCAAAGCCGAAGTACGTTACAACCGCTTTATTATTTTAACGGTTGACGAAAGCCAAACCGGTGCTTCGGGTTGCTCTATTGATAAATCGGTAGCGTTAATGAAAAAGTTGGAGCAAGAGTTTAATATTAACTTGTTCGACAGGTTTAATACTGCTTACCGTACCGCCAACGGCAATATAACTACCGCAACCCGTGCCGAATTTGAAGAATTAATTAAGCAAGGTATTATCAATACCGATACCACTGTGTTTAACAACCTGGTAAACAAGTTGGGCGATTTAGCAACCAAATGGGAAGTGCCTTATAAAAACAGTTGGCACAAACAAGTATTTGGCGATTTGGTTGTAGCTTAA
- the rplI gene encoding 50S ribosomal protein L9 — protein MEVILKQDIKNLGEKDDVVNVKPGYGRNFLIPQGFAILATTSSRKVLAENLKQAQFKQEKIRKDADAIATRLEGVTLTIGAKAGETGKIFGSINTIQIADALKKEGFEVDRRRITFDAEPKFVGDYTANLNLHKEVKVKVPFTVVAE, from the coding sequence ATGGAAGTTATTTTAAAACAAGATATCAAAAACCTCGGCGAGAAAGACGATGTAGTAAATGTAAAACCAGGTTATGGCCGTAATTTCCTGATTCCTCAGGGATTTGCCATATTGGCAACAACTTCATCACGCAAGGTATTAGCTGAGAACCTTAAACAAGCTCAGTTTAAACAAGAAAAAATACGCAAAGATGCAGATGCAATTGCAACCCGTTTAGAAGGTGTAACCCTTACTATTGGTGCAAAAGCTGGCGAAACAGGCAAAATTTTCGGTTCAATCAACACTATCCAGATAGCTGATGCATTGAAGAAAGAAGGTTTTGAGGTTGACCGTCGTCGCATTACATTTGATGCTGAACCTAAATTTGTTGGTGATTACACCGCAAACTTAAACTTACACAAAGAAGTTAAAGTTAAGGTTCCGTTCACAGTAGTGGCAGAGTAA
- a CDS encoding DNA polymerase III subunit gamma/tau: MDNFIVSARKYRPVTFDTVVGQQHITNTLKNAIRNNQLAQAFLFCGPRGVGKTTCARILAKTINCTNLQPNAEACGECDSCISFQRGNSFNFHELDAASNNSVEDIRSLIEQVRIPPQAGKYKIYIIDEVHMLSQAAFNAFLKTLEEPPSYAIFILATTEKHKILPTILSRCQIFDFNRIRVEDMAGHLESIANKESIKYEIDGLHIIAQKADGGLRDALSMFDQIVNFSGSNVTYRAVIDNLNILDYDYYFNVTQSLLAQDTAKTLLIFDEILAKGFDGSHFISGLTEHLRNLLVGKDAETLKLLEVSEGIRKKYISQAQASTVSFLLSAMNIANQCDINYKLSKNQRLQVELGLLKMCHITAALNLANSTLNNNQPEGQVKKKPELAATSSTTVPLQNASNEQPKAVITALDQTPPLQAAATKTPSLTAIPAIEAATIEQPPADKPRVAMPTPSLLKSATVTPSLKNWNKGVVAEEEKEDDPYLKGSDKEHFTTDDFLRYWHEYAAKVKAEGKMSLLSIFTTTPPVMLKPYQFEVIAGTKAQENAFRDEKPYILNFLRTSLKNFDIEIQTRIDEVKATKRLYSAQDKYAHMATKNPDLAELKKRFNLELE, from the coding sequence ATGGATAACTTTATTGTTTCGGCCCGCAAATACCGCCCGGTTACCTTTGATACCGTTGTGGGCCAGCAACATATCACCAATACGTTAAAAAATGCCATCCGTAATAATCAGCTTGCGCAAGCCTTTTTATTCTGCGGGCCGCGGGGTGTAGGTAAAACCACCTGTGCGCGCATATTGGCGAAAACCATAAATTGTACCAATTTACAGCCCAATGCCGAAGCCTGCGGCGAGTGCGATAGCTGCATATCTTTTCAGCGCGGTAATTCATTCAACTTTCATGAATTGGATGCAGCATCCAATAATTCGGTAGAAGACATCCGCAGCCTGATAGAGCAGGTGCGTATACCCCCACAAGCCGGTAAATACAAAATTTATATTATTGATGAGGTACACATGCTATCGCAGGCGGCTTTCAATGCCTTCCTGAAAACGCTGGAAGAACCACCTTCATACGCCATATTTATATTGGCTACCACCGAAAAGCATAAAATACTGCCTACCATATTATCGCGCTGCCAGATATTTGATTTTAACCGCATCCGCGTTGAGGATATGGCCGGCCATCTGGAGTCAATCGCCAATAAAGAGAGCATTAAATACGAGATAGACGGGCTGCACATTATAGCCCAAAAGGCTGATGGCGGCTTACGCGATGCGCTGTCGATGTTCGACCAGATCGTTAACTTTTCGGGCAGTAATGTAACCTACCGTGCTGTAATTGATAACCTTAATATATTAGATTACGATTACTATTTTAACGTAACCCAAAGTTTGCTCGCTCAGGATACGGCCAAAACCTTGTTAATTTTTGATGAGATATTGGCAAAAGGCTTTGATGGCAGTCACTTTATATCGGGCTTAACCGAACACTTGCGCAACCTGCTGGTTGGCAAGGATGCCGAAACTTTAAAACTACTTGAGGTAAGCGAAGGAATTCGCAAAAAATACATTAGCCAGGCGCAGGCGTCAACGGTATCTTTCCTGCTATCGGCCATGAACATTGCCAACCAATGCGACATCAATTACAAACTGAGTAAAAACCAACGTTTGCAGGTTGAACTGGGGCTACTCAAAATGTGCCACATAACGGCAGCGTTAAACCTGGCTAACTCCACTTTAAATAATAACCAGCCCGAAGGGCAGGTAAAAAAAAAACCTGAATTAGCAGCAACCTCCTCCACAACAGTTCCGCTTCAAAACGCCTCTAACGAGCAGCCTAAGGCAGTTATTACAGCTTTAGATCAAACACCACCGCTACAGGCAGCGGCAACAAAAACACCATCGCTAACAGCAATACCGGCTATTGAGGCTGCCACTATTGAGCAACCGCCTGCCGATAAACCAAGGGTGGCAATGCCAACGCCCAGTTTGTTAAAAAGTGCCACAGTAACGCCATCGCTAAAAAATTGGAATAAAGGAGTTGTTGCCGAAGAAGAAAAGGAAGACGACCCCTACTTAAAAGGCTCGGATAAAGAGCATTTTACAACCGACGATTTTTTAAGATACTGGCACGAATATGCCGCCAAAGTTAAAGCCGAAGGCAAAATGAGTTTGCTTAGCATTTTTACAACCACACCACCGGTAATGCTTAAGCCCTATCAGTTTGAGGTAATTGCTGGCACCAAGGCACAAGAAAATGCCTTTAGAGACGAAAAACCCTACATCCTTAATTTTCTGCGCACCTCGCTTAAAAACTTTGATATTGAGATACAAACCCGTATTGACGAAGTGAAAGCAACTAAACGCCTGTATTCTGCACAAGATAAATATGCACACATGGCTACAAAAAACCCCGATTTAGCGGAATTAAAAAAACGATTCAATTTAGAACTTGAGTAG
- the rpsF gene encoding 30S ribosomal protein S6, which translates to MQQYETVIILTPLLSIETAKEAVAKFTKILTDNGAEIIQEDNWGLRKLAYPIEKKTTGYYHLTEFKAPGDLINKLEVEYRRDERVMRFLTIALDKHATAYNDKKRSGAFNQKKPKTEEAAK; encoded by the coding sequence ATGCAACAGTACGAAACCGTGATCATTCTTACCCCGTTGTTGTCTATCGAGACTGCTAAAGAGGCCGTGGCCAAATTTACCAAGATCTTGACTGATAATGGAGCCGAAATTATCCAAGAGGATAATTGGGGTTTGAGAAAACTTGCGTACCCTATCGAAAAAAAGACTACAGGGTACTACCACCTAACTGAATTTAAGGCTCCGGGTGATTTAATTAATAAACTGGAGGTTGAATACAGAAGGGATGAGCGTGTAATGCGTTTCCTTACTATCGCCCTTGACAAACATGCAACTGCTTATAACGACAAAAAACGTAGCGGTGCATTTAACCAAAAGAAACCTAAAACCGAGGAGGCAGCAAAGTAA
- a CDS encoding YciI family protein, with product MFIIDLNYIVPLEELDQHMADHVKFLRKYYKNGTFVASGRKVPRTGGIILALADNLDAITQIMSEDPFTKHELAEYTVTHFLTSQYHAELKGLLGS from the coding sequence ATGTTCATTATCGATTTAAACTATATTGTTCCGCTGGAAGAGCTGGATCAGCATATGGCCGACCATGTTAAATTTTTGCGCAAGTATTATAAAAACGGCACCTTTGTAGCATCGGGCCGTAAGGTGCCCCGTACCGGAGGAATTATATTGGCTTTAGCCGACAACCTTGACGCCATAACTCAAATAATGAGCGAAGACCCGTTTACAAAACATGAGCTGGCCGAGTACACGGTTACACACTTCCTCACCTCACAATATCATGCCGAGCTAAAGGGATTGCTTGGCAGCTAA
- a CDS encoding arylesterase codes for MKNILFFGDSLTAGYGLSDAVNQSFPALIQQKINIENLNYRILNAGVSGDTSVGGLSRIDYWLSQPIDIFVLELGINDVMRGITPQVTSKNLQAIITKVKTKYPQVKIALMGMEIPILMAAGFAEQFLAVYRELATINQTAFVPFFLKDVVGIRHLNLADRIHPTAEGYRIIADNVWPVLRGLMV; via the coding sequence ATGAAAAACATTCTCTTTTTTGGCGATAGTTTAACAGCCGGTTATGGTTTGAGCGATGCTGTAAACCAATCGTTTCCGGCACTTATCCAGCAAAAAATAAATATCGAAAACTTAAACTATAGGATATTGAATGCCGGTGTAAGCGGAGATACATCGGTAGGCGGCTTGAGCCGGATAGACTATTGGTTAAGCCAGCCCATTGATATTTTTGTGTTGGAATTGGGCATTAACGATGTGATGCGCGGTATTACACCACAGGTTACATCAAAAAATTTGCAGGCTATTATCACCAAAGTAAAAACAAAATACCCACAGGTAAAAATAGCATTAATGGGTATGGAAATACCCATACTAATGGCCGCCGGTTTTGCCGAGCAGTTTTTAGCCGTATACCGGGAACTGGCTACAATAAACCAAACTGCTTTTGTGCCATTTTTTTTAAAAGACGTGGTGGGCATACGCCACCTAAACCTTGCCGACCGCATACACCCCACTGCCGAGGGTTACCGTATTATAGCCGACAACGTTTGGCCTGTTTTGCGCGGATTGATGGTTTAA
- a CDS encoding YdeI/OmpD-associated family protein: MEPFDPRVDAYIAKSADFAKPILNHIRNIVHKARPGITETIKWGMPFFDYQGTVCQMAAFKQHCGFGFWKASRLSDPHQVLNNGEEASAGSFGRIYSLSDLPADDILIAYIQEAIQLNTNGEKGGMKIKQEKPATAIKKEIPVPEEFLTALDANPAADEHFSKFSPSKQREYLEWFADTKSEATRSKRIATAIEWIAEGKSRHWKYHS; this comes from the coding sequence ATGGAACCCTTTGACCCTCGTGTTGATGCTTACATTGCAAAATCTGCCGATTTTGCAAAACCCATTCTTAATCATATCCGCAATATAGTACACAAGGCGCGTCCCGGTATAACCGAAACCATAAAATGGGGCATGCCGTTTTTCGACTATCAAGGAACGGTTTGCCAAATGGCAGCTTTTAAGCAGCATTGCGGTTTTGGCTTTTGGAAAGCCAGCCGCCTATCCGATCCTCATCAAGTATTAAACAACGGCGAAGAAGCATCTGCGGGTAGTTTTGGCCGTATATACAGCCTGAGCGACCTGCCTGCCGACGACATACTGATTGCGTACATTCAGGAAGCCATACAACTAAATACCAACGGTGAGAAAGGCGGCATGAAAATAAAGCAAGAGAAACCAGCCACCGCAATAAAAAAAGAAATACCCGTACCCGAAGAGTTTTTAACCGCACTTGACGCCAACCCGGCAGCCGACGAGCATTTTAGTAAATTTAGCCCTTCAAAACAGCGTGAATATTTAGAGTGGTTTGCCGATACAAAATCGGAAGCTACGCGCTCAAAGCGAATAGCCACAGCCATAGAATGGATAGCCGAAGGAAAAAGCCGGCACTGGAAGTATCACAGTTAA
- the mtgA gene encoding monofunctional biosynthetic peptidoglycan transglycosylase, producing the protein MKIKSGVVRLILRIVKLAFILFVGISLFWVILYRFVNPPVTWLMVTRGFERKSDGKDWKIDKKWTKFDSIADPMKRAAVAAEDQLFLEHHGFDFKAIEKAIDKNEHSKKLIGGSTISQQTAKNVFLWPGRSYIRKAFEAWFTLLIEAFWSKQRIMEVYLNEIEMGDGIYGVGAASQAYFHKPASQLTKSQAALIAACFPNPLKWSPAAPDNYILHRKYLIMKNMRRLGPLDF; encoded by the coding sequence ATGAAAATTAAATCGGGCGTTGTAAGGCTCATACTCCGCATAGTTAAATTAGCGTTTATCCTGTTTGTAGGCATCAGTTTGTTTTGGGTAATACTATACCGCTTTGTAAACCCACCGGTAACCTGGCTAATGGTAACCCGCGGTTTTGAACGCAAAAGCGATGGCAAGGATTGGAAAATAGATAAAAAATGGACCAAATTTGATAGCATTGCCGACCCTATGAAGCGTGCCGCCGTTGCCGCCGAAGATCAGTTATTTTTAGAGCATCATGGGTTTGATTTTAAGGCCATTGAAAAGGCCATAGATAAAAATGAGCACAGCAAAAAGCTAATTGGTGGCAGTACCATATCGCAGCAAACGGCTAAAAATGTTTTTTTATGGCCAGGTCGGTCGTACATACGTAAGGCTTTTGAGGCTTGGTTTACATTGCTGATAGAGGCGTTTTGGAGTAAGCAACGTATTATGGAAGTTTACCTCAACGAAATTGAAATGGGCGACGGTATTTATGGCGTTGGTGCTGCTTCGCAAGCATATTTCCATAAACCGGCATCACAACTTACCAAATCTCAAGCGGCTCTTATTGCGGCTTGTTTTCCAAATCCGTTAAAGTGGTCGCCGGCAGCACCCGATAATTACATTTTGCACCGCAAGTATCTAATTATGAAAAATATGCGCAGGTTAGGGCCATTGGATTTTTAA
- a CDS encoding ParM/StbA family protein, producing MIPYSINIPSVIERYNVPLLNVSGEVQNNIQLFDDGDGYLIGNLALQQGYSPYRNINSSPSDIDYQLLAKAGLLLATEGKSAEVVLTTGFPYTTFELFKQQAVNFYTPRDIFIEYNSDTFTTNEHKRMQVTVRHIEVVPEIIGCIDAIRKGPVAETDDFFVVSLGYGTCETGLSLNGGLVGRTCMSISGLRYAVNNLQSELSRSNNLGMKNEHVINQNFQGGSIVVDRRKKDLTDIRRNQLYSYYKEVISPTLKKTFTDNDFDKAGKLYLVGGGALYTDLADCFRNEFEGILDVIVPPEPSYMASVGYCLKSYQRCGNVNEAVGLDIGNAYTVISKLSAVQNSQV from the coding sequence ATGATTCCTTACTCAATTAATATCCCAAGCGTAATAGAACGTTATAACGTTCCCCTGCTCAATGTTTCGGGCGAGGTACAAAACAACATTCAACTTTTTGATGATGGCGATGGCTACCTTATTGGTAACCTGGCGTTACAGCAGGGTTATTCGCCCTATCGTAATATTAACAGTTCGCCGTCTGACATTGACTATCAGTTACTTGCCAAGGCTGGTTTGCTGCTGGCCACCGAAGGCAAATCTGCCGAGGTTGTGCTTACAACAGGTTTCCCATATACTACCTTCGAACTTTTCAAGCAACAAGCTGTTAACTTTTACACCCCGCGGGATATTTTTATTGAGTACAACTCGGATACGTTTACTACAAACGAGCATAAACGCATGCAGGTAACTGTTAGGCACATTGAAGTAGTGCCCGAAATTATTGGCTGTATTGATGCGATAAGAAAAGGCCCCGTTGCCGAAACTGACGATTTTTTTGTAGTAAGCCTTGGTTATGGCACCTGCGAAACCGGTTTAAGTTTAAACGGCGGTTTGGTTGGCCGTACCTGCATGAGTATATCGGGCTTGCGCTATGCCGTTAACAATTTGCAAAGCGAATTGAGCCGCAGCAACAACCTGGGCATGAAAAATGAGCATGTTATTAACCAAAACTTTCAGGGTGGCAGCATAGTTGTTGACCGCCGCAAGAAAGACCTTACCGATATACGCCGCAACCAATTATATAGCTATTACAAAGAAGTAATATCGCCAACGCTCAAAAAAACATTTACCGATAACGATTTTGACAAAGCTGGCAAATTGTACCTTGTAGGTGGCGGCGCCTTATATACCGACCTTGCCGACTGCTTCCGCAACGAATTTGAAGGGATTTTGGATGTTATTGTTCCGCCCGAACCAAGCTATATGGCAAGTGTGGGTTATTGCCTAAAATCGTACCAGCGCTGCGGTAATGTTAATGAGGCTGTTGGCCTTGATATTGGCAATGCCTATACGGTTATCTCTAAACTGAGTGCCGTGCAAAATAGCCAGGTGTAG
- a CDS encoding efflux RND transporter permease subunit, whose translation MNKFIKNIIYFSLRHRYFVFFMTAVLVVLGVWSYSNTPIETFPDVTNTQIIIIAQWPGRSAEEVEKMITIPMETVLNSVQKKANLRTTSSFGLSYVRIIFDDDVDDAFARQQVLSRLGNADLPDGVKPEVEPPYGPTGEIFRYTLKSRTKSIHELTAIQDWVLDRQFKSLPGVADVNSFGGEEKDYEVSVNPALLQKYGLTSLDIYNGISRSNINVGGDVIEKNDQAYVVRGIGLINNIDEIKNIIIKNVNNVPILAKDVADVKESGLPRLGQVGRDKHNDVIEGIVVMRKGENPAEVLEKIRDKVKDLNENILPKDVKIDTFYDRTNLMDFCTETVIHNLLEGIILVTVIVFLFMADWRTTLTVAIIIPLSLLFAFMCLRLKGMSANLLSMGAVDFGIIIDGAVVMVEGIFVALDHKAKEVGMEKFNKLAKLGLFKNVGAEMGKAIFFSKLIILTCLVPIFAFQKVEGKMFSPLAYTLGFALLGALIFTLTLVPALSSILLRKNVREKHNVVVLFFENGIRKLFNYTYLHQKLSLLVAIAFMAVSFFSAKFLGSEFLPQLNEGALWVTAQLPMSTSLESSVNITNKMRDILSTFPEVKQTLSQVGRTNDGTDPKGFFNVQIQVDLLPKKEWKRNITQEELIADMDKKLSQFPGIIYNYSQPIIDNVAEAVAGVPASMAVKIFGPDFKVLDHKADSVMNVLKHVQGVEDLGVLRNLGQPEFRIELDQRKMALYGVATADANAVIEMAIGGKAATELFEEERKFDVRIRYQKDFRNTESKIENLMIPTMSGSKIAIKEISTITRLTGPAFIYRDNNMRYIAVKFSVRGRDLGSTIAEAQQKVNAAVTLDHGYSFTWNGEFENQIRASKTLARVVPICLLVIFLILFITFGNAKDATLVILNVPFALIGGILALHITHTNFSISAGIGFIALFGVCIQNGVILISVFKKNLEDRMPLDEAILQGVISRVRPVVMTALMAAIGLMPAAVSTGIGSETQKPLAIVVIGGLVTCTILTLLILPVIYAMVYKLIHYRENRKLLKKIGAVS comes from the coding sequence ATGAATAAGTTCATTAAAAATATTATCTATTTTTCGTTAAGGCACCGCTACTTTGTATTCTTCATGACAGCCGTTTTGGTTGTACTTGGCGTATGGAGTTATAGCAACACACCTATTGAAACATTTCCGGATGTAACCAACACCCAAATAATTATTATAGCCCAATGGCCGGGCCGTAGTGCAGAGGAGGTGGAAAAAATGATTACCATACCGATGGAAACGGTATTGAACTCGGTACAAAAAAAGGCCAACCTGCGTACTACGTCGTCGTTCGGGCTATCATACGTGCGCATTATTTTTGATGATGATGTAGACGATGCCTTTGCCCGCCAGCAGGTATTGAGCCGCTTAGGTAATGCCGACTTGCCCGATGGCGTAAAACCAGAGGTTGAACCCCCGTACGGACCAACAGGCGAAATTTTTAGGTACACTTTAAAAAGCCGCACCAAATCCATTCACGAATTAACGGCTATACAAGATTGGGTGCTCGATCGTCAGTTTAAATCGTTACCCGGCGTTGCCGATGTAAACAGCTTTGGCGGAGAGGAAAAAGATTATGAAGTGAGCGTAAACCCGGCCCTGCTGCAAAAATATGGCTTAACCTCGCTGGATATTTACAATGGTATCAGCCGCAGTAACATAAACGTAGGTGGCGATGTAATTGAAAAAAACGACCAGGCTTACGTGGTACGTGGTATAGGCTTAATCAATAACATTGATGAAATTAAAAACATCATCATCAAAAACGTAAATAACGTACCTATACTGGCTAAAGACGTTGCCGATGTAAAAGAGAGTGGCCTACCACGTTTGGGGCAGGTAGGGCGCGATAAGCACAACGATGTTATTGAGGGCATTGTAGTGATGCGCAAAGGCGAAAACCCCGCCGAAGTATTAGAGAAGATACGCGATAAAGTAAAGGACCTTAACGAAAACATTTTGCCAAAAGATGTTAAAATTGATACCTTTTACGACCGTACCAACCTGATGGATTTTTGTACTGAAACGGTGATACACAACCTGCTGGAAGGTATAATACTGGTAACCGTAATTGTATTTTTGTTTATGGCCGATTGGCGCACAACGCTTACAGTTGCCATCATCATCCCGCTATCATTACTGTTTGCTTTTATGTGTTTGCGGTTAAAAGGCATGAGTGCCAACCTGCTTAGTATGGGTGCCGTAGATTTTGGTATTATTATAGATGGCGCCGTGGTAATGGTAGAAGGCATATTTGTTGCGCTCGACCATAAAGCCAAAGAGGTAGGGATGGAAAAGTTTAACAAATTGGCCAAACTGGGCTTATTTAAAAACGTTGGTGCCGAAATGGGCAAGGCCATCTTTTTTTCCAAACTAATTATATTAACGTGTTTAGTGCCAATTTTTGCTTTCCAAAAGGTGGAGGGTAAAATGTTTTCGCCACTGGCTTACACTTTAGGTTTTGCTTTGTTGGGCGCGCTAATATTTACACTAACGTTGGTGCCTGCGTTATCAAGCATATTGTTGCGCAAAAACGTGAGGGAAAAACACAACGTAGTAGTGCTGTTTTTTGAGAACGGTATCCGCAAGTTGTTTAACTACACTTACCTGCACCAAAAGTTAAGTTTACTGGTAGCTATAGCTTTTATGGCTGTATCATTTTTTTCGGCTAAGTTTTTGGGCTCCGAGTTTTTACCTCAGTTAAACGAAGGTGCGCTTTGGGTTACCGCACAGTTGCCCATGAGTACATCGCTGGAAAGCTCGGTAAACATTACCAATAAAATGCGCGATATACTTTCAACCTTCCCCGAAGTGAAACAAACCTTATCGCAAGTAGGCCGAACCAATGACGGTACCGACCCTAAGGGATTTTTTAACGTGCAGATACAGGTTGACCTGTTGCCAAAGAAAGAATGGAAGCGCAATATTACCCAGGAAGAATTGATAGCTGATATGGATAAAAAGCTAAGTCAGTTCCCCGGGATAATTTATAATTACTCGCAACCTATTATTGATAACGTTGCCGAAGCTGTGGCAGGCGTGCCGGCATCAATGGCGGTAAAAATATTCGGGCCCGATTTTAAGGTGCTCGATCATAAGGCCGATTCGGTAATGAATGTTTTAAAACACGTACAGGGTGTAGAAGATTTGGGTGTATTGCGCAACTTAGGCCAGCCCGAGTTTAGGATAGAGCTTGACCAGCGAAAAATGGCACTTTACGGCGTAGCCACAGCCGATGCCAACGCAGTAATTGAAATGGCTATTGGCGGTAAAGCCGCAACCGAATTATTTGAGGAGGAGCGTAAATTTGATGTGCGCATCCGCTATCAAAAGGATTTCCGTAATACCGAATCAAAAATCGAGAACCTGATGATCCCTACAATGAGCGGATCGAAAATTGCGATTAAAGAAATATCAACCATTACACGGCTTACCGGCCCCGCATTTATTTACCGCGATAACAATATGCGTTACATAGCGGTTAAGTTTTCGGTACGTGGCCGCGATTTGGGCAGCACCATAGCCGAGGCGCAGCAAAAGGTAAACGCCGCGGTAACATTAGATCATGGCTACTCGTTTACCTGGAATGGCGAATTTGAAAACCAGATAAGGGCATCAAAAACACTGGCACGCGTAGTACCTATTTGTTTGCTGGTTATATTCCTTATCCTTTTCATCACGTTTGGCAATGCTAAAGATGCAACGCTTGTAATTTTAAATGTGCCATTTGCCTTAATTGGCGGTATACTGGCTTTGCATATTACACATACCAACTTTAGTATTTCGGCGGGTATTGGCTTCATTGCCTTATTTGGTGTTTGTATCCAAAACGGCGTAATCCTCATCTCGGTATTTAAGAAAAACCTGGAAGACCGCATGCCGCTTGACGAAGCCATACTGCAAGGCGTAATATCGCGTGTGCGCCCCGTAGTCATGACGGCCTTAATGGCGGCCATTGGTTTAATGCCTGCTGCTGTATCAACCGGTATTGGCAGCGAAACGCAAAAACCATTAGCCATTGTAGTAATTGGCGGCTTAGTTACCTGTACCATATTAACCCTGTTAATATTGCCGGTTATTTACGCTATGGTTTACAAATTAATACACTATCGCGAAAACCGCAAACTGCTTAAAAAAATAGGCGCGGTTAGCTAA